From Fusobacterium varium:
TTTTTATTGCTCTCAGTAATAGTATAATTTTTACCTCCTCCTATTTTTTCATAATTATATATTTCTACTGTATCCAGATTTATATCTTTAGCATTGATATTTAAATTATCTTCTGCCTTTACTAATGCCCCTGTATTCTCAAAATTTTCAGCAGCGTTAATATTTATATTGCCTCCTGTCATAGAAGCTGTATTTTCCACTCTGGAAACAGTCTTCTTTCCACCAAGTACATTTTCTCTGTATATAGTCTTGTTTGCAATATTCCCCTTTAAAGATTCCAGATTCAAATCATTTTCAGCATTAATTTCAGCTCCAATATTGCTTATATCTCCTACAGACACTATGTTTATATTATTTCCTTTGATTCCTGCCTTATAGTCTCCCAATACTGATTTATTTAATAATTCATCAGTATTTATAGTAACATTTCCAGTTGATTGTATTTTACCAGTATTATTTACTGTTACAGCTGAAATATTTAGTGATTCTCCAGCATACAGACCACTTTGATTATCTCCTAATGAAGCTAAAGTTTCTTTAGATAGATATACTTTAGGCACAAGAACTTTTACTCCGTTTACTTCCTCTTCCACATACCAGATGATGTCTTCTTTCAGATTATTTATCTGCTCTGCTGTTAAAGATGTTCCTATTGATAAATTCATATCTTCCATAGCTTTAACAGAGTTATCATAAAGAATCTGCATCTGCTCTTTATCATTTGTAGCTCCATTTAAGTATCTTGCCCCTGTACTTTCTAGTATAGCTCTATTGACAAATTTTGTTTCAAAAAATTCATCTCCTAAAAGTCTTATCTCCTCTTCAGGATTAAAATTAATTTTATCAAAGAAATAGTCTGAACCTAAAAACATTCCCTTATCCACAAATTTTACATTTGTTTCTATGAAATATGAAAATCCAGGTTTGCTGTTGTTATTAACCAGATTTTTTTCAGTATTTATTTCAAACATTTCCTTTTCTGTAAATTCTTCATTAACTTTAAAAAGTCCCTTATCTCCCTTTGGAATCTTTATGTACTCTTCAGTTTCTATTGTTCCTGTCTTTTGAATATTATTTTCATTTAATGAAACTTCTCCAGCATTTACATTTTTCTTATTTGCTGTATGTTTATCATTTGCAAGGACACCATTTCCAACTTTATTAGCTCTTATATTAAGACTTCCTCCAGCTGATATTTTTGTAGCTTTATCTGAACCAACTTTCCATGTAATATCATCTTTTATTATTACATTTCCTTTATCTCTATTATGGTTATATATTTGTCCATTGTAGTAATAAGTTTTCTTTCCCAATGTATACATAGCTGCCCCATGAAGTTCATAATCTCTTCTCCATTCAGCTTTTGTTGTAATTTCCTTAAGAAAGTTTTCATTTGTTAAATTTTGAGCATCAATGTTTATATCATTTCCTGCTAAAATATTTCCTTCTCTGTTGGTAATATCATTTTTAATATTTAAAGTCAGATTTTTTCCAGCTGTCAGATAAGAAAGATTACTTGTATAGTCGCTTACAACTTTCTCTCCTCCATAAAGATATACTCCTCCGCCATCATGAAACCATGTCCATTTACCACCTTTGATGTGTTCATTATATAATCTATTCATCAATTCAACACTTTTAGCATTAAGTTTAGTTTTATTTACCATACTTGCATCTAAATTTAAATTGCCTCCTGATACATATACTATCGAATGTGACCCTATAACTTCTCCTATATTTTCCATTTGAGAAGCAGTGATTGACATATTTCCAATACTTTCTATATCTCCTATTGCATTTTTTACATTTCCTTCACTTGTAATTGTTATATTATTTCCTGAATAAATTTCTCCTTTTTCATTTAATATATCCCCAGTTGCATTGATATTCATATTATCATTGGAATATATTAAAGAATCTATATTGTTAGTTAGATTTCCACTTAAATTTATGTCTAACCCTTCTCCTGAAGCTATCTGTCCAAAGTTAGCTAAATTCTCAGAATTTAAAATCAAATTTCCTTGCGAAGTTACAAATCCTTCATTCTTTATTTCATTACCAGATACAATCTCATTCTTCCCTGATCCTAAAACTATATCTTTTAGATTATTTAATTTTCCTAAAATATTTGCAAAGAATCCTTTCACACTTCCTAATGTTCCACTATTTGTTAGATTTTCTGCTGTTATTTCAATGTTCTCTCCACTTACAAATTTCTTATTATTTACAAAATCATTTTCTAATTGAAGAATGATATTTCCATTATTTTCTATATCAGCATTTGATGTCAAAGACTTCGCATTAATATTTAATTCTTTATTTCCTATTACTGACCCAGCTAATACCAAATCATTATTAATATTTAATGCCAATTTTCCTTGTGATTGAATTTTTCCTGCATTATTTGTCAAATTAGAAGCAGTAATATTAATTTGCGATTCTTCATTAAAAACTTTTATTTCTCCAGAATCATTATTAACATCTTCGATATTTAATATATTAATATTATTTCCTTCTATTGCTCCACTATTTTCTCTTAACTCCTTTAATGAAATATCCTTGTCAGATAGCAGGTTTCCACTATTTTTTATATTTGTTCCTGTTAAATTTCCCTTTGCAGATAAAATTCCAGCATTTTCCAATGATTCTTTTACATTTATTCCATTACCAGATACTATTTTCCCAGAAATCTCATTTTTTACAGTATCTGATTCTATATTTTCTAAAGCTGTTACTGTTCCACTATTTTCTATAGTTTCAGCTTCTATATTTTTTTCTGATGACAACTTTCCAGTATTTTCTATATTTTTTAATTTTAATGTATTTCCCTGGATTATGTTATTATTAATCAGATAATTTTTTGCTTCAAATTTTCCAGCTCCTTCTGATATTACTTTTCCAGTATTTATTATATCATCAGCTTTTAATGTTATATCTCCCTTAACAAATAAATCTCCACTATTATCTATACTTTGTGAAATAATACTCATACTTCCTAAACTTTGAATAAGCTTATTATTTTTTAAATTATTTCCTACAACACCTAAAAAATTCTCTGCATAGATAGTTTCATTATTAATTATATCATCAATATTTAATTGGATATTTTTTCCTGTAATTGAATTAAAGTTATTCAGATTATTTCCAGTTAGCTCAATAATCTCAGATGAAATATTTCCAGTATTTTCAAGATTTTCACTAATTAATATCAATTTATCTCCACTGGCAAGGTTATTAGAATTGTTTATGTTTCCAGAAATATTCATATTTCTCAAAGATAAAATATTTCCAGCATTTATTATTTCTCCATTTAATTTAGAGTCCATTCCATAGATATATCCTTGATTATTTAAATTTCCAGATATTAGCAACTCTTTTTCTGATTTTATATTTTTAGTATTATTTACCTCTCCAGTAATTTCGACTTTATTTTTTCCTTTTATATTCCCGCTATTTTTGATATTTGAATTAATATCTACACTATTTTCTCCAGTTATTGTTCCAACATTATCAGTATCTATACTTTTCATACTGACAATATCTCCAAGCACTGTTCCTGAGTTCATTATTTTATCAGATTCTGTATTAAGTTTATTTCCTGCAATTATAGCTTTATTTTCTACTTTCTTACTGATTAAATTTAAGTTTTTTTCACTATAAATAGTTCCTGAATTTTCAATTACATCAACTTCTATATTTGTATTTTGAGCTGTAATGTCTTTTTTATTTTTCAGATTCTTTCCTTTTAAAACTATATCTTGATTTGCTGATAAAGTTCCCAAATTAACTATTTCTTTTCCAGTCACTTTTATATTTCTTTCAGATATAGCTTTCTCTTTAATAGATACATTTTCTGATTTTAAATTAATATCTCTCTTTGCTTGTACATCTTTTAAGATAAGATCTCCATTTACATCAATTTCTACATCTCCTGCACCAGCCAGAATAGTTGACTGACTATTTACTCCTACACCTTTTTCAGTACTGTGAATATATATTCTTCCAGCATAAAGAGATCCTAATGCTTTTCCATCTAAAGCTATCTTAGGTTTCTCTTCTCCCATTTCTTCCTTTGCTGTTGCTCTTTCTGTTACAAGGTCATACTTGTTTCTTCCAAGAACCGCATTGACTTCATCTCCACCATATATTGTTCCGTTCAATTCAGCTGTTCTTGATATGATATCAAACTTTGTAAGATTCCTTACATCTATTCCTGAACTGCCAATAACTATTGTTCCATCATCTACATCAAAACCTTTTAATTCTCCAAATTTATCCAATATTGTTTTTCCTGTTGTCAATATTGCTCTTGGGGTATTTATAAATCCAGCTCCATTTACGTATATTCCATTTGGATTAGCCAAAATAAAATTAGCCTGCTTTCCTGCAATTTCTGTAAATCCCTCTAGCCTAGACCTACTTGTTCCTGTAATTTCTGCTAAAATTGTATCAGCCGCTTTTTTATTTGTCAGATTAGGATTTCCATTGATAAATCCAGCTAATTGAGTTTTTTCTGAATTTTTATTGCTATTATTTAAAATCAAACCCTCTTTTTCTACGTTATATTCCTTAAAAAAGTTATGAGACATTCCACTTTTATTAGGTACATTTATATTAACAACTGTTTTCCCATTTGCTGCCTTATCTAAATTCAACTGTTGATTTTTATTTTTATCAACTACAATAGAAGCTGCTGTTATAGGTTGAGTAAATATACTAAAAAATATATAAGTATAAATTAAAAATTTTCTTAAAAATGTATTTTTCATAAATCATATCCCTCCCCAATTTTAAAATATACATGACAAGCTAATATATATCTCCTGTTTATTTTTATTTATATAACTTGGAGCATTAACAGGTTTAGAATATGTTACACTTGCAGTAAAATGTCGAAAGTATATTCTTATCCCTATTGCAGCCCCACTTATTTCTGAACCATATTTTTTATAGTAGTCATCTTTTGCTACATCCTTTACCCGC
This genomic window contains:
- a CDS encoding putative filamentous haemagglutinin adhesin: MKNTFLRKFLIYTYIFFSIFTQPITAASIVVDKNKNQQLNLDKAANGKTVVNINVPNKSGMSHNFFKEYNVEKEGLILNNSNKNSEKTQLAGFINGNPNLTNKKAADTILAEITGTSRSRLEGFTEIAGKQANFILANPNGIYVNGAGFINTPRAILTTGKTILDKFGELKGFDVDDGTIVIGSSGIDVRNLTKFDIISRTAELNGTIYGGDEVNAVLGRNKYDLVTERATAKEEMGEEKPKIALDGKALGSLYAGRIYIHSTEKGVGVNSQSTILAGAGDVEIDVNGDLILKDVQAKRDINLKSENVSIKEKAISERNIKVTGKEIVNLGTLSANQDIVLKGKNLKNKKDITAQNTNIEVDVIENSGTIYSEKNLNLISKKVENKAIIAGNKLNTESDKIMNSGTVLGDIVSMKSIDTDNVGTITGENSVDINSNIKNSGNIKGKNKVEITGEVNNTKNIKSEKELLISGNLNNQGYIYGMDSKLNGEIINAGNILSLRNMNISGNINNSNNLASGDKLILISENLENTGNISSEIIELTGNNLNNFNSITGKNIQLNIDDIINNETIYAENFLGVVGNNLKNNKLIQSLGSMSIISQSIDNSGDLFVKGDITLKADDIINTGKVISEGAGKFEAKNYLINNNIIQGNTLKLKNIENTGKLSSEKNIEAETIENSGTVTALENIESDTVKNEISGKIVSGNGINVKESLENAGILSAKGNLTGTNIKNSGNLLSDKDISLKELRENSGAIEGNNINILNIEDVNNDSGEIKVFNEESQINITASNLTNNAGKIQSQGKLALNINNDLVLAGSVIGNKELNINAKSLTSNADIENNGNIILQLENDFVNNKKFVSGENIEITAENLTNSGTLGSVKGFFANILGKLNNLKDIVLGSGKNEIVSGNEIKNEGFVTSQGNLILNSENLANFGQIASGEGLDINLSGNLTNNIDSLIYSNDNMNINATGDILNEKGEIYSGNNITITSEGNVKNAIGDIESIGNMSITASQMENIGEVIGSHSIVYVSGGNLNLDASMVNKTKLNAKSVELMNRLYNEHIKGGKWTWFHDGGGVYLYGGEKVVSDYTSNLSYLTAGKNLTLNIKNDITNREGNILAGNDINIDAQNLTNENFLKEITTKAEWRRDYELHGAAMYTLGKKTYYYNGQIYNHNRDKGNVIIKDDITWKVGSDKATKISAGGSLNIRANKVGNGVLANDKHTANKKNVNAGEVSLNENNIQKTGTIETEEYIKIPKGDKGLFKVNEEFTEKEMFEINTEKNLVNNNSKPGFSYFIETNVKFVDKGMFLGSDYFFDKINFNPEEEIRLLGDEFFETKFVNRAILESTGARYLNGATNDKEQMQILYDNSVKAMEDMNLSIGTSLTAEQINNLKEDIIWYVEEEVNGVKVLVPKVYLSKETLASLGDNQSGLYAGESLNISAVTVNNTGKIQSTGNVTINTDELLNKSVLGDYKAGIKGNNINIVSVGDISNIGAEINAENDLNLESLKGNIANKTIYRENVLGGKKTVSRVENTASMTGGNININAAENFENTGALVKAEDNLNINAKDINLDTVEIYNYEKIGGGKNYTITESNKNFGGSIEGNNVTLNAEKNINVKGSNVIAENNLNAAAGENINITASVDTDYYEKQKSKKKSFGRSKSSTEIKYTTSHNSSNLIGENINIASGNNTSIIGSNIQAGTEGKAEINAGGDIIQGAVKDINYSYKKTTKKGFLGLTGSSKSSESYKEDAIKANTISGTGGTTYVADKGIMLEGVTIVSTGNVTLKGTDVSINPVEEKSFQEIKQKKKGFAGSIGGGGISLSYGKSKDEIKTTATENIASNIVSQGKVTIEADGGKAELKSVDIYGNEGIDISGTKGVELTTAKNKTTVDEKHKSTSIGVNVGIQSSITNTIENVKNIDKLTDFGGNSYDIANTASDLVGAIKDGADAIGKVTSDNYKTDSKNSSLENISGISKDVNDYISVSAGINKSKSESHSSNENSVKNKLESNGDINITSSEGNVLIEGTDIKTEKDLNLKADKDIIVQSSKDKYNYSSKSSSSGINADLSISTDPSGILGGVTVSQNKGKGKGEGTTNVNSKFEVGGTHRAEAGETVKYEGANVEAGRVEIKGEEVIISSSKDTGTSKSENKGGSIKFTPLPSELNVNYNKGKGEKDWVSDQTSIIAKEGGTIESKDFTNSGVVIGSESEENKLIVKADNVTVEHLKDKDTNKVSGGGINIKGAGVSDVSIITGGQDKRQDTNATAVNTEFVVKGEEKTAEELGFNTDINKAQEITKDEDRVLDVDLHTDLLNKAERDKIAQAGEKIGDLAEAIINSNDGGIFNTYKENRYGNLLNDYIKKSGVSGLFLDEKISLEEKRMALTDLVEGFLKDRKYTGPMPEIHIGEKSFAVDSSKGYRTEDSKNGKEIIFISQDSLNSPDVLQKLGHELGHLVKYDKDEKTAENIGSKIENIKPEEEKDYNEYLASIKDKYKDLPSLEESKELENRIPDEYKEKLVGTIIDFVFSPQTAGAPDIVEVNNLENKNGQLYYNGNKVIVLDEMKDGRLVVTPIPKDFILEQIEGAIVGETAGALLKIGGKYVLSTPAGKYIVSKSGKVIGRLKPGTKEFEFINEVVSPNSSGTFNKTKIKNAGQEIIVNSLEDKKLVQKIIKEGDHSGELTEELVNKLAKEKKYTLIEGGKYGSNNGIDHILVSKDGSSLIILDSKQMSKDGTFSILKKGADGKNQLSPEWIEAVARKIKNTETKKLLLEKLKNNKINTGVIGVDKTNGKVILLPVEVISD